In Thermocrinis minervae, a single genomic region encodes these proteins:
- a CDS encoding complex I subunit 4 family protein gives MELSLAIFLPLLAGIVVLLVRNETFSKWLATGVSALVFLITLDLFLKFDWNKEGFQHVFRLNWIPSLGISYHVGLDGMGMALLVLTALMFLVAFIWSIRIEDRPNLYIALFLILETACLGVFSALDLFLFYLFWEAMLIPMYFIIGLWGHDNKVYAANKFFIYTFFGSIFLLLGIATLVVYGYITSGQVSFDYFFHKNLMRPFWLEVVLFLLFGIGFAVKVPMWPFHTWLPDAHVEAPTAGSVILAAVLLKMGTYGFVRYSLPMFPEASKYFIPLVFLLSVIAIIYAAMMAIAQTHIKKLIAYSSISHMGMVTLGTFAMDHNALNGAVYMMVAHGLSSAALFMSAGFIYDRIHSYHMDDLGGLARYLPNLAIFFMISGLAGIGFPGLSGFVAEFLILLGTFKSFPVWAFVAGSGVVLSAAYFLYMYKRVMLEEETISDYRREKWSHLKDLEVHHMLSFLLVIAAAFLLGVYPFPFVKLMEHTTKMVLGG, from the coding sequence ATGGAGCTTAGCTTGGCTATATTTCTACCACTCCTGGCGGGGATAGTAGTACTCCTAGTTAGGAATGAAACTTTTTCTAAGTGGCTTGCTACAGGAGTTTCAGCTCTCGTCTTTTTGATTACCCTAGACCTGTTTTTAAAGTTTGACTGGAACAAGGAAGGTTTCCAGCATGTCTTTAGACTGAACTGGATACCATCCTTAGGTATTTCCTACCATGTGGGACTTGATGGTATGGGTATGGCGCTGTTGGTCTTGACTGCCCTCATGTTTTTGGTGGCCTTTATATGGTCTATAAGGATAGAAGACAGACCAAACCTGTACATAGCTCTGTTTTTGATACTTGAAACAGCATGCTTGGGTGTGTTCTCAGCCCTTGACCTTTTCCTGTTTTACCTCTTCTGGGAGGCTATGCTCATACCCATGTACTTCATCATAGGTCTGTGGGGACACGACAATAAAGTCTACGCAGCAAACAAGTTCTTCATTTATACCTTCTTTGGTAGCATATTCCTGCTTTTGGGCATAGCCACTTTGGTGGTTTATGGCTACATCACCTCTGGTCAGGTAAGCTTTGACTACTTCTTCCATAAGAACCTTATGCGTCCCTTCTGGCTCGAAGTGGTACTCTTCTTGCTTTTTGGTATAGGCTTTGCGGTTAAGGTACCCATGTGGCCCTTCCATACGTGGCTCCCAGACGCACACGTGGAAGCACCCACAGCCGGTTCTGTGATCCTGGCAGCAGTCCTCCTTAAGATGGGTACATATGGCTTTGTAAGGTACTCCTTACCCATGTTTCCAGAGGCAAGCAAGTACTTTATACCCCTTGTATTCTTACTCAGTGTGATAGCCATCATATACGCCGCCATGATGGCCATAGCCCAAACACACATAAAGAAGCTGATAGCCTACTCCTCCATAAGTCACATGGGTATGGTTACCCTGGGCACCTTTGCCATGGACCACAACGCTCTCAATGGTGCCGTATATATGATGGTTGCCCACGGTCTTTCTTCTGCAGCCCTGTTTATGTCAGCCGGCTTTATATACGACCGTATACATTCCTACCATATGGATGACCTTGGTGGTTTAGCTAGATACCTTCCAAACCTTGCCATCTTTTTCATGATATCAGGTCTTGCTGGCATAGGCTTCCCTGGTCTTTCTGGCTTTGTGGCAGAGTTCCTAATCCTCCTTGGAACCTTTAAAAGCTTCCCCGTATGGGCTTTTGTGGCTGGTTCTGGTGTAGTCCTAAGCGCTGCTTACTTTCTGTACATGTACAAAAGGGTTATGCTTGAAGAAGAAACCATATCCGATTACAGAAGAGAAAAGTGGAGCCACCTTAAAGACCTGGAAGTACACCATATGCTCTCTTTCCTTCTTGTAATAGCTGCAGCTTTCTTACTGGGCGTATATCCCTTCCCCTTTGTAAAGCTTATGGAGCACACTACAAAGATGGTACTTGGAGGTTAA
- a CDS encoding NADH-quinone oxidoreductase subunit N, giving the protein MAFLPETVLLVGALLLFLLELFLERKRVLYVLGGIVALMAAVSLYFAPHPADTFYGLFTTYPTAKLFIYILTALALFSMYAYYEEKGSLYGEVSYLTLMASLGLSILVSSNNLGLTFLSLELSSITLYILTGTFRGDYPSKEGAYKYLVMGATGTSLFALGSAFYYGATGSLYLTNYTQENSFFTLATFLLLSALALKISAVPFHFWTPDAYESAPTPVTGFMATVPKLAVYFFLVKLLSYTSHVKIWMSVVVILSMLSMLYANFTAYAQNSVKRLLAYSSIAHAGYFLTGLTVKDPMLQKALLFYVIVYSFATLGAFTVLATLEKQENFSHHFLDYVGLGRKRPILAALLTLFLMALIGIPPMALFVGKLSLFMGLANVNLMWLALIFAVASVISAGYYLKVVVYMYMKEEGQKMHSFRLSAGESFVLTVCGLLVLLLGILPHLVYELL; this is encoded by the coding sequence ATGGCTTTCCTTCCAGAAACTGTACTGCTTGTAGGTGCTCTTCTTCTCTTCCTTTTGGAACTCTTCCTGGAAAGGAAAAGAGTCCTTTACGTTCTGGGTGGCATAGTGGCCTTAATGGCGGCTGTGTCTCTGTACTTTGCTCCTCATCCTGCTGATACCTTTTACGGCCTTTTTACCACATATCCGACTGCGAAGCTTTTTATATACATCTTGACAGCTTTAGCACTGTTCTCTATGTATGCCTACTACGAGGAGAAAGGATCCCTTTATGGAGAGGTTTCTTACCTGACCCTTATGGCTTCCCTGGGTCTTTCCATACTAGTTTCGTCCAACAATCTGGGTCTAACCTTTCTATCTTTGGAGCTTTCTTCCATAACCCTGTATATACTTACGGGGACCTTCAGGGGAGATTATCCTTCTAAAGAGGGTGCTTACAAATACTTAGTGATGGGTGCTACCGGTACGTCTCTCTTTGCTCTTGGTAGCGCCTTCTACTACGGTGCAACAGGTAGCCTTTATCTTACAAATTACACACAGGAGAACAGTTTTTTCACGTTGGCTACCTTTTTGCTTCTATCGGCGCTAGCTCTTAAGATATCCGCCGTTCCCTTCCACTTTTGGACTCCGGACGCTTATGAATCGGCTCCCACTCCAGTAACGGGTTTTATGGCAACAGTTCCTAAGCTTGCCGTCTACTTCTTCTTGGTAAAGCTCCTCTCCTACACATCCCACGTAAAGATATGGATGTCAGTGGTGGTCATCCTTTCCATGCTTTCCATGCTTTACGCAAACTTTACAGCTTATGCGCAGAATTCTGTAAAGAGACTTCTGGCTTATTCCTCTATAGCCCATGCAGGATACTTTTTAACCGGCCTTACAGTAAAAGATCCTATGCTGCAGAAAGCCCTGCTTTTCTACGTAATAGTTTACAGCTTTGCCACCTTGGGAGCCTTCACCGTTTTAGCTACCTTAGAAAAGCAGGAGAATTTCTCCCATCACTTTTTGGATTACGTGGGCCTTGGTAGGAAAAGACCTATCCTGGCAGCATTACTTACCCTTTTCTTGATGGCACTTATAGGCATACCCCCCATGGCTCTTTTCGTAGGAAAGCTTTCACTGTTTATGGGTCTTGCAAACGTAAACCTTATGTGGCTTGCCTTGATCTTCGCTGTGGCCAGCGTGATATCTGCAGGGTACTACCTGAAGGTGGTCGTTTACATGTACATGAAAGAAGAAGGTCAAAAGATGCACAGCTTTAGACTTTCAGCTGGCGAATCCTTTGTCCTTACTGTCTGCGGTCTGTTGGTGCTTCTCCTGGGTATACTACCACACTTAGTATATGAATTACTATGA
- the moaC gene encoding cyclic pyranopterin monophosphate synthase MoaC, which produces MRTVDVSNKPPTLRIARAYGRIRLKTQTVQKIIQGQVPKGDVLSASKLAGIMASKHTHQLLPFCHPLSIDHVEVDLKINEDSIEVFSFVKGVARTGYEMEALTAVSVSLLCIYDMCKGLDDSMVIEEIKLLEKKGGKSDWRMESLNMFLDEELSEFSGIVESKGHKLSGEEKANVVITTKYVDLDERILPAETAVNLSLFSINPSTKGVIIGRKKGKLYIVLDKSAFLAFFENFSQLLPSWIQD; this is translated from the coding sequence ATGAGAACAGTAGACGTCAGCAATAAGCCCCCTACTCTAAGGATAGCCAGGGCTTACGGAAGGATAAGGTTAAAAACCCAGACTGTACAGAAGATAATCCAAGGTCAAGTACCCAAAGGGGATGTGCTTTCAGCAAGCAAGCTGGCTGGTATAATGGCGTCAAAGCATACCCACCAGCTTTTACCCTTTTGCCATCCACTTAGCATAGACCACGTGGAGGTAGATCTAAAGATTAACGAAGACTCTATAGAAGTCTTTTCCTTCGTAAAAGGTGTTGCCAGGACTGGTTACGAGATGGAAGCTCTTACAGCTGTTAGCGTATCTCTACTCTGCATATACGACATGTGTAAGGGCCTAGACGACAGCATGGTGATAGAGGAGATAAAGCTGCTGGAGAAAAAGGGTGGTAAAAGCGACTGGAGGATGGAGAGCCTTAACATGTTTCTAGATGAAGAGCTTTCGGAGTTCTCGGGCATAGTAGAAAGCAAGGGTCATAAACTTTCCGGCGAGGAAAAGGCTAATGTGGTGATCACCACAAAGTATGTGGACCTTGATGAGAGGATTCTTCCAGCCGAGACGGCTGTTAACCTAAGCCTCTTTTCCATAAACCCATCCACAAAAGGTGTAATAATCGGAAGGAAGAAGGGAAAGCTCTACATAGTACTTGATAAGTCTGCCTTTCTAGCCTTCTTCGAAAACTTTTCTCAACTGTTACCCTCATGGATACAAGACTAG
- a CDS encoding uracil-DNA glycosylase: MDTRLEATLRALKAIGFDVIFLESSQVYRQPRQEQHRQTENLEKPQTDSKKKLLEELYRRIETEGKCPKFEGSSGYVFGEGNPDSPVVFVGEAPGEEEDKLKRPFVGKAGQYLNRKLQEVGLKREDVYITNVVKSRPPNNRKPTKEEIASCVGYLKKEIEIINPKLIVCLGSTALEGIMGKSYPITKYRGQVFQYPFNPKIKVLLTYHPAYILRNPHAEKEFVEDLKKIKELLG, translated from the coding sequence ATGGATACAAGACTAGAAGCAACTCTCAGGGCTTTAAAGGCTATTGGCTTTGATGTTATCTTTTTGGAAAGCTCTCAGGTATACAGACAGCCTAGGCAGGAACAGCACAGACAGACAGAAAATCTAGAAAAGCCTCAGACGGACTCAAAGAAAAAGCTCCTTGAAGAACTCTACAGAAGGATAGAGACAGAGGGAAAGTGCCCTAAGTTTGAAGGTTCAAGCGGCTATGTTTTCGGGGAAGGTAATCCAGACTCACCGGTTGTGTTCGTAGGAGAAGCTCCAGGAGAAGAAGAGGACAAGCTAAAAAGACCCTTTGTAGGAAAGGCAGGACAGTATCTAAACCGAAAGCTTCAAGAAGTAGGTCTAAAGAGGGAGGACGTTTACATCACCAACGTGGTAAAATCCAGACCCCCTAACAACAGAAAACCCACTAAAGAAGAAATAGCTAGCTGTGTAGGCTACCTTAAGAAGGAGATTGAGATTATCAATCCAAAACTTATAGTATGCTTAGGGTCAACTGCCTTGGAAGGAATTATGGGCAAAAGCTATCCCATAACCAAGTACAGGGGACAGGTCTTCCAGTACCCTTTCAATCCTAAGATAAAGGTCCTGCTCACTTACCATCCCGCTTACATACTAAGAAATCCACACGCCGAGAAGGAGTTTGTAGAAGACCTTAAGAAGATAAAGGAACTTTTAGGATGA
- the murG gene encoding undecaprenyldiphospho-muramoylpentapeptide beta-N-acetylglucosaminyltransferase, with protein sequence MKLYVSGGGTGGHFFPALALMEEAIKKKHNVFYVGAKRGIENKMQHLINCQRLFLDVYPFVGLNPLQKIKSLFYLSKALMDTFKFVKGPAKALVFGGYASLPLGLTSILKKMPLFLHEQNSVPSKTNQLLSRFAKKIFITFEHSRKFFPKDRVERTGLPIRESLLKSLNMSRDEALKKLGLNEEYPVLLVMGGSQGSSFLNEVAAEVFLKTGWQGIHITGYRDYQRIKDLYSEKKLRVLVFPFYEDMGLLYRACSVALSRSGAGSVCELSLFGVPSLFIPYPHAAMDHQYYNAKELEELGGAFVLREEKAKPKDVIQMLEKLLIDRESFSERMKTFCKPDASIRILDRLEES encoded by the coding sequence ATGAAGCTTTACGTATCTGGTGGTGGTACAGGTGGCCATTTCTTCCCAGCCCTGGCACTTATGGAAGAAGCCATAAAGAAAAAACATAACGTTTTTTACGTAGGAGCAAAAAGAGGAATAGAGAATAAGATGCAACACCTTATAAACTGCCAGAGGCTGTTTTTGGATGTGTATCCTTTTGTTGGTTTGAACCCTCTACAAAAGATCAAGTCCCTGTTTTACCTATCGAAGGCACTTATGGACACCTTCAAGTTTGTTAAAGGTCCAGCAAAGGCTCTGGTCTTCGGTGGCTATGCAAGCCTACCCCTAGGGCTTACCAGCATTCTAAAGAAAATGCCCCTCTTTTTACATGAACAAAACTCTGTACCCAGCAAGACAAACCAACTTTTAAGCAGGTTTGCCAAAAAGATCTTTATAACCTTTGAACACAGCAGAAAATTCTTCCCTAAGGATAGAGTAGAAAGGACAGGACTACCTATAAGGGAAAGTCTCTTAAAGAGTTTGAATATGAGCAGAGATGAGGCTCTTAAAAAGCTTGGGCTTAATGAGGAATATCCTGTACTGCTGGTGATGGGAGGTAGTCAAGGCTCGTCCTTTCTGAACGAGGTGGCTGCAGAAGTTTTCCTAAAAACAGGGTGGCAGGGTATACACATAACAGGGTATAGAGACTACCAAAGGATCAAAGATCTTTACTCTGAAAAAAAGTTAAGGGTTTTGGTCTTTCCCTTCTATGAGGACATGGGACTTCTGTACAGAGCTTGTTCTGTAGCCTTATCTAGATCTGGTGCCGGCAGCGTGTGCGAGCTTTCCCTCTTTGGAGTACCTTCCCTCTTCATACCATACCCGCATGCTGCTATGGACCATCAGTATTATAATGCTAAGGAGTTGGAAGAGCTTGGAGGAGCTTTTGTGCTCCGAGAGGAAAAGGCTAAGCCTAAAGATGTGATCCAAATGCTTGAAAAGCTCTTGATAGACAGAGAGTCCTTTTCTGAAAGGATGAAGACCTTTTGCAAACCGGATGCCAGCATTAGGATATTAGATAGACTGGAGGAAAGCTAA
- the glmU gene encoding bifunctional UDP-N-acetylglucosamine diphosphorylase/glucosamine-1-phosphate N-acetyltransferase GlmU gives MKALILAAGLGTRFKSQKPKVMHPILGKPMVWYVVKTLKDAGIRDIGMVVGYCKEQVMEYFKDEGLRFFEQKNPKGGTADAVLSAIDFWRADDGQLLVINGDAPMVKAETIRQMIRFMHMVEEYEGVKLACTLLSAFLPDPTGYGRVVKDQEGYVMKIVEEKDATFEEKKINEINGGVYIFDCAKLLETIFQVKHSPVSGELYLTQVIDLMYQKGYKIRSFMAEEPVEAMGVNDRWELAIAENVLRLRILQRLAKEGNTIHQPETVYIEPDVILEGDVEIEPSVTIKGSSRIGKGAKIGKGAYIESSQIGEGAVVEPYSVIKNSTVEGYASIGPFAYLRDGTTIKSSAQIGCFVEVKSSYIGEGVKAKHLAYIGDATIEEGANIGAGVVFANFDGKKKHKSFVGKYAFIGSNSLLIAPIKVGDYAYIAGGSVINKDVPEGDLAIARARQRLLKGKGFEKLKD, from the coding sequence ATGAAGGCTCTAATACTGGCAGCAGGTCTTGGGACAAGGTTCAAAAGCCAAAAACCTAAGGTGATGCATCCTATACTGGGTAAGCCCATGGTATGGTACGTAGTGAAAACCCTTAAGGATGCAGGCATAAGGGATATAGGTATGGTTGTAGGTTACTGTAAAGAACAGGTAATGGAATATTTCAAAGACGAAGGATTACGATTCTTTGAACAGAAGAATCCCAAAGGCGGAACAGCGGATGCAGTGCTCTCGGCCATAGACTTCTGGAGGGCAGACGATGGACAACTTCTTGTAATAAACGGTGACGCTCCTATGGTAAAAGCAGAGACCATAAGGCAGATGATCAGATTCATGCATATGGTTGAGGAGTACGAAGGTGTAAAGCTTGCCTGCACTCTACTGTCTGCCTTTTTACCCGACCCTACAGGGTATGGAAGGGTTGTAAAGGATCAAGAAGGTTACGTGATGAAGATAGTAGAGGAGAAAGATGCCACCTTTGAAGAGAAGAAGATAAACGAGATAAACGGAGGCGTTTACATCTTTGACTGTGCCAAGCTTCTTGAAACCATCTTCCAGGTAAAACATAGTCCAGTCAGTGGAGAGCTGTACCTCACACAGGTGATAGACCTTATGTATCAAAAGGGTTACAAGATTAGGAGCTTCATGGCAGAAGAACCTGTAGAAGCCATGGGGGTTAACGACAGGTGGGAGCTCGCGATAGCAGAAAACGTCCTAAGGCTCAGGATATTGCAACGTTTGGCAAAAGAAGGAAATACTATTCATCAACCTGAAACGGTCTACATAGAGCCGGATGTTATCCTTGAAGGTGATGTAGAAATAGAACCATCGGTGACCATAAAGGGTAGCTCTCGCATAGGCAAAGGCGCCAAGATAGGCAAAGGCGCATACATAGAAAGCTCCCAAATAGGAGAGGGAGCTGTAGTAGAACCCTACTCAGTAATAAAGAACTCTACGGTGGAGGGTTACGCTTCTATAGGCCCCTTTGCGTACTTGAGGGACGGGACTACCATAAAAAGTTCGGCACAGATAGGATGCTTTGTAGAGGTTAAGAGCTCTTATATAGGTGAGGGAGTAAAAGCTAAACATCTTGCGTACATAGGGGATGCCACAATAGAGGAAGGAGCTAACATAGGTGCTGGCGTTGTGTTTGCTAACTTTGACGGAAAGAAAAAGCACAAGAGCTTCGTAGGTAAGTATGCCTTTATAGGAAGTAACTCCTTGCTTATAGCTCCTATAAAGGTGGGTGACTACGCTTACATAGCAGGTGGGTCTGTTATAAACAAAGACGTGCCAGAAGGAGACCTTGCCATAGCTAGAGCAAGACAAAGACTTCTAAAAGGTAAGGGCTTTGAAAAGCTAAAAGACTGA
- a CDS encoding carbamoyltransferase HypF produces MAERGVGVGQRVLGIVWDGTGYGVDGTLWGGEFLVGGYTDFERVYSFKEFRLLGGERAIKEPYRVAFSLLYSMYGRQALKFFDFLEDKELAMLERLYISGYNSPYSSSVGRLFDGIASILGLVHRVSYEGQAAMMLESMYDYTVKETYPFDVIDGKVLWEGIVEGVLKDKKKPSVAVSRFINTLAEVCLYVSKEVGIPTICLSGGVMQNDPLVHKIREKLKGFEILQHQTVPPNDGGISLGQAVFGGLL; encoded by the coding sequence ATGGCGGAAAGGGGTGTGGGTGTAGGTCAAAGGGTTCTTGGCATCGTGTGGGATGGAACCGGCTATGGAGTGGACGGTACCCTCTGGGGTGGGGAGTTTTTAGTAGGAGGATATACGGATTTTGAAAGAGTTTACTCTTTCAAGGAGTTTAGGCTTTTAGGTGGAGAGAGGGCTATAAAGGAACCATACCGTGTGGCTTTCTCGTTGTTGTACAGCATGTATGGAAGGCAAGCTCTAAAGTTCTTTGATTTCCTGGAAGATAAGGAACTTGCCATGTTGGAAAGACTTTACATCTCTGGCTATAACTCTCCTTACTCTTCTTCCGTTGGTAGGCTGTTTGACGGGATTGCTTCCATCCTCGGTTTGGTGCATAGGGTATCTTACGAAGGGCAAGCAGCTATGATGCTTGAAAGCATGTATGACTATACGGTAAAAGAGACTTATCCTTTTGATGTAATAGATGGGAAGGTCCTCTGGGAAGGCATAGTGGAGGGTGTTTTAAAGGATAAGAAGAAACCCTCTGTAGCGGTAAGCAGGTTTATCAACACACTAGCGGAGGTTTGTCTTTACGTATCCAAAGAGGTAGGCATCCCTACCATATGTCTCTCAGGAGGAGTTATGCAAAACGACCCCTTGGTGCATAAGATCAGGGAAAAACTTAAAGGCTTTGAAATCCTGCAACACCAAACGGTCCCACCTAACGATGGTGGCATTTCCTTAGGACAGGCAGTCTTTGGTGGTCTGTTATGA
- a CDS encoding copper chaperone PCu(A)C, with product MRRFLPSLILLGVALAQPKIEVKDAWVREVPPNSRSSAAYMVIENQGNEPDKLIGAKSDISKVAEIHETVGGKMRRVKYIEIPAGKKVELKPGGYHIMLIDLKKPTKEGQQVELVLQFEKSGQVKVNAPLKKGIGKMEEHHHH from the coding sequence ATGAGAAGATTCCTACCAAGTCTAATTCTGCTAGGTGTTGCTCTGGCCCAGCCCAAGATAGAGGTAAAAGATGCCTGGGTAAGAGAGGTTCCACCCAACTCTCGTTCTAGCGCAGCCTACATGGTGATTGAAAACCAAGGAAACGAACCTGATAAATTGATAGGTGCAAAGAGTGACATATCGAAGGTTGCAGAAATTCACGAGACTGTAGGGGGAAAGATGAGAAGGGTAAAGTACATAGAGATACCGGCTGGGAAGAAGGTAGAGTTAAAGCCTGGTGGATACCACATAATGCTAATAGATCTGAAAAAACCCACTAAGGAAGGTCAGCAAGTGGAACTGGTCCTACAGTTTGAAAAGTCAGGCCAGGTAAAGGTAAATGCACCCTTAAAGAAGGGTATAGGCAAGATGGAAGAACATCACCATCACTGA
- the lspA gene encoding signal peptidase II encodes MEALLRKSAFLYWLIVSLVVLIDLFTKNLAEAFLQYGDITLLPFLHLVLVHNKGVAFGFLSEAPDSIRLPVLILTPLIATTLTFFYALKNPSPFNSIVMGMIGGGAIGNFYDRLFLGYVRDFIYVSYKGLAWPAFNVADASISLAMALLLIRWLLKGQ; translated from the coding sequence ATGGAAGCTTTGCTTAGAAAGAGTGCTTTCCTTTACTGGTTGATCGTCTCCCTAGTGGTCTTGATTGACCTATTTACAAAGAATCTAGCAGAGGCATTCTTACAGTATGGTGATATTACGCTTTTGCCCTTTCTGCATCTTGTACTCGTTCACAATAAAGGGGTGGCCTTCGGATTCTTATCAGAAGCACCAGACAGCATAAGGTTACCCGTACTCATCCTAACGCCCTTGATAGCCACCACTTTGACCTTTTTCTACGCTTTGAAAAACCCCTCTCCCTTCAACTCCATTGTTATGGGTATGATAGGAGGCGGGGCAATCGGTAACTTCTACGATAGACTCTTCTTAGGTTACGTAAGAGATTTTATATACGTAAGCTATAAAGGCTTAGCCTGGCCCGCTTTTAACGTAGCGGACGCAAGCATAAGCCTCGCCATGGCCCTTTTGCTTATAAGATGGCTTCTGAAAGGTCAGTGA